The following coding sequences lie in one Motilibacter peucedani genomic window:
- a CDS encoding cell division protein PerM, with translation MSTLLDATAARPRQARPARTPSRQPPLRTQLLVGAVAALRAAAFALLPLAVVVLVGWAGAGGDGGSSAGDALRVTVYAWLLGHGVDLSLAHGTLRLSPLGLTAFPLASLVVAATAAVRACGVRTPRQAGPVLGALTTAYAVLTTAAAVATRGSAATPSVAGAVLGGLVLAAVGGTVGALRVLRRRPRALPTMPREPGLVLAGAVGALATVLGAAGLLLAASLALHAPEAAASVRSLHPGPLGTLLLSGLSVLLLPNAVVFAAAYAVGPGFAVGAGTSVAPSGVVLGPLPDLPLLAALPSAGPAPTLSLLVLAGPALAGAVAGAVVARRAPAGLGPDRAAGLAALSGVGGGLVLGLLSLLAGGGAGDRTLAHVGPSAVQVGLAASGELALVAAAVAWLLVHRARSAGAAEPTSPA, from the coding sequence ATGTCCACCCTGCTCGACGCCACCGCCGCACGTCCCCGCCAGGCGCGCCCCGCGCGCACCCCGTCGCGCCAGCCGCCGCTGCGCACGCAGCTGCTCGTCGGTGCGGTCGCGGCGCTGCGGGCGGCCGCCTTCGCACTGCTGCCGCTGGCCGTCGTCGTGCTGGTCGGGTGGGCCGGTGCCGGCGGCGACGGGGGCTCCAGCGCCGGCGACGCCCTGCGGGTCACCGTCTACGCGTGGCTGCTGGGCCACGGCGTCGACCTCTCGCTCGCCCACGGCACGCTGCGGCTCTCGCCGCTCGGTCTCACCGCCTTCCCGCTCGCGAGCCTGGTCGTGGCGGCCACCGCCGCCGTGCGAGCCTGCGGGGTGCGCACCCCGCGCCAGGCCGGGCCGGTGCTCGGGGCGCTGACCACCGCGTACGCCGTGCTGACCACCGCAGCGGCGGTGGCCACCCGCGGCAGCGCCGCGACCCCGTCCGTGGCGGGCGCGGTGCTCGGTGGGCTGGTCCTCGCCGCCGTCGGGGGCACCGTCGGCGCCCTGCGCGTGCTGCGCCGGCGGCCGCGGGCGCTGCCCACGATGCCCCGCGAGCCCGGGCTCGTGCTGGCCGGTGCCGTGGGCGCGCTGGCCACCGTGCTCGGCGCGGCCGGCCTGCTGCTCGCCGCCTCGCTGGCGCTGCACGCGCCCGAGGCCGCGGCCTCCGTGCGCAGCCTGCACCCCGGCCCGCTGGGCACCCTGCTGCTGTCGGGGCTCAGCGTGCTGCTCCTGCCCAACGCCGTCGTGTTCGCGGCGGCCTACGCCGTCGGGCCCGGGTTCGCGGTCGGTGCCGGCACGTCGGTGGCGCCCTCCGGCGTGGTGCTCGGCCCGCTGCCCGACCTGCCGCTGCTCGCGGCCCTGCCCTCGGCCGGTCCGGCCCCGACGCTCTCGCTGCTGGTCCTCGCGGGCCCCGCGCTGGCCGGCGCCGTCGCCGGTGCGGTGGTCGCCCGTCGCGCACCGGCCGGGCTGGGGCCGGACCGCGCCGCGGGCCTGGCTGCGCTCTCCGGGGTGGGTGGCGGCCTGGTCCTGGGGCTGCTCAGCCTGCTGGCGGGCGGTGGTGCCGGCGACCGCACGCTCGCGCACGTCGGGCCCTCCGCCGTGCAGGTGGGGCTCGCCGCGTCGGGCGAGCTCGCGCTCGTGGCTGCGGCCGTCGCGTGGCTGCTCGTGCACCGCGCCCGCTCGGCGGGCGCCGCGGAGCCGACCAGCCCCGCCTAG
- the sucD gene encoding succinate--CoA ligase subunit alpha, with product MAIFLTASSRILVQGITGSEGLKHTRRMLASGAQVVGGTNPRKAGTTVDVDGTSLPVFATVAEGMAATGADVTVIFVPPAGTKAAVHDAVDAGIPLAVVITEGVPVHDTAEFHAYAESKGTTRIIGPNCPGIISPGASNAGIIPASISGPGRIGLVSKSGTLTYQMMYELRDIGFSTAIGIGGDPVIGTTHIDALQAFQDDPGTDAIVMIGEIGGDAEERAAAYISEHVTKPVVGYVAGFTAPEGKTMGHAGAIVSGSSGTAQAKKEALEAAGVRVGKTPSETARLMREVIAAL from the coding sequence ATGGCGATCTTCCTCACCGCGTCCAGCCGCATCCTCGTCCAGGGCATCACCGGCTCCGAGGGCCTCAAGCACACCCGGCGCATGCTCGCCTCCGGCGCGCAGGTCGTCGGCGGCACCAACCCGCGCAAGGCCGGCACCACGGTCGACGTCGACGGCACCTCGCTGCCGGTCTTCGCCACGGTCGCCGAGGGCATGGCCGCCACCGGCGCCGACGTGACGGTCATCTTCGTCCCGCCGGCCGGCACGAAGGCCGCCGTGCACGACGCGGTGGACGCGGGCATCCCGCTGGCCGTCGTCATCACCGAGGGCGTGCCGGTGCACGACACCGCCGAGTTCCACGCCTACGCCGAGTCCAAGGGCACCACGCGCATCATCGGCCCGAACTGCCCGGGCATCATCAGCCCCGGCGCGTCGAACGCGGGCATCATCCCGGCCTCGATCTCCGGCCCCGGCCGCATCGGGCTGGTCAGCAAGAGCGGCACGCTGACCTACCAGATGATGTACGAGCTGCGCGACATCGGCTTCTCCACCGCCATCGGCATCGGCGGCGACCCGGTGATCGGCACCACGCACATCGACGCGCTCCAGGCCTTCCAGGACGACCCCGGCACCGACGCGATCGTCATGATCGGCGAGATCGGCGGAGACGCGGAGGAGCGGGCGGCCGCCTACATCTCCGAGCACGTCACCAAGCCGGTCGTCGGCTACGTCGCGGGCTTCACCGCCCCCGAGGGCAAGACCATGGGCCACGCGGGCGCCATCGTGTCCGGCTCCTCGGGCACCGCGCAGGCCAAGAAGGAGGCGCTCGAGGCGGCCGGCGTGCGCGTCGGCAAGACCCCGAGCGAGACCGCCCGCCTCATGCGCGAGGTCATCGCCGCGCTCTGA
- a CDS encoding PIG-L deacetylase family protein — MPVTLRPEELERVLVVTAHPDDVDFGASGTVATLVSAGVEVTYCICTDGDAGGFDPAVARSEIPRIRREEQTAAAKEVGVTDVRFLGWTDGRLEASFELRRDISRVVRQVRPQRVITQSPEYDWDRLPASHPDHRAAGAAAVAAVYPDARNPFTHVELLRDEGLEAWTVRELWLMGHPSADHAVDITDVFDRKLAALRAHGSQTAHMDDLEKLLRDWGGTLAATHGLPGGRLAEAYRTVVCP; from the coding sequence GTGCCCGTCACCCTTCGCCCCGAGGAGCTCGAGCGCGTCCTCGTCGTCACGGCCCACCCCGACGACGTCGACTTCGGTGCCTCCGGCACCGTCGCGACGCTCGTGAGCGCCGGGGTGGAGGTGACCTACTGCATCTGCACCGACGGCGACGCCGGCGGCTTCGACCCCGCAGTCGCGCGCAGCGAGATCCCCCGCATCCGTCGCGAGGAGCAGACCGCTGCCGCCAAGGAGGTCGGGGTCACCGACGTGCGCTTCCTCGGCTGGACCGACGGCCGGCTCGAGGCGAGCTTCGAGCTGCGCCGCGACATCAGCCGAGTGGTCCGCCAGGTGCGCCCGCAGCGGGTGATCACGCAGAGCCCCGAGTACGACTGGGACCGGCTCCCGGCCTCGCACCCCGACCACCGCGCCGCCGGGGCCGCAGCGGTCGCCGCCGTCTACCCCGACGCGCGCAACCCCTTCACGCACGTCGAGCTGCTGCGCGACGAGGGGCTCGAGGCGTGGACGGTGCGCGAGCTCTGGCTCATGGGCCACCCGTCCGCCGACCACGCCGTCGACATCACCGACGTCTTCGACCGCAAGCTCGCCGCCCTGCGCGCGCACGGGAGCCAGACGGCGCACATGGACGACCTCGAGAAGCTGCTGCGCGACTGGGGCGGCACGCTCGCGGCCACGCACGGGCTGCCGGGAGGCCGGCTGGCCGAGGCCTACCGCACGGTGGTCTGCCCCTGA
- a CDS encoding DinB family protein — MDADPVVPDRKSWTWVLERACPDCGFDTRTTSGAVAGLLPGIVERWEAVLRRADVRERPAPATWSPLEYSCHVRDAFDVFDGRLHLMLERDEPRFADWDQDDAALRSDYPGQDPAVVSAELVAAAARLRASAESVEPGQWERRGLRSDGSAFTVETLLRYFVHDPVHHLHDVQG, encoded by the coding sequence GTGGACGCCGACCCGGTGGTGCCCGACCGCAAGAGCTGGACCTGGGTGCTCGAGCGCGCCTGCCCCGACTGCGGCTTCGACACCCGCACGACCTCGGGCGCCGTCGCAGGACTCCTGCCCGGCATCGTCGAGCGCTGGGAGGCCGTGCTGCGTCGCGCCGACGTGCGCGAGCGGCCCGCCCCTGCGACCTGGTCGCCGCTCGAGTACTCCTGCCACGTGCGCGACGCGTTCGACGTCTTCGACGGACGGCTGCACCTCATGCTCGAGCGCGACGAGCCCCGCTTCGCCGACTGGGACCAGGACGACGCCGCGCTGCGCTCGGACTACCCCGGGCAGGACCCGGCCGTCGTCTCCGCCGAGCTGGTCGCTGCGGCGGCCCGTCTCCGGGCGAGCGCGGAGTCGGTGGAGCCGGGGCAGTGGGAGCGGCGCGGGCTGCGCAGCGACGGGTCCGCCTTCACCGTCGAGACCCTGCTGCGCTACTTCGTGCACGACCCGGTGCACCACCTGCACGACGTGCAGGGCTGA
- a CDS encoding M23 family metallopeptidase yields MSARRRPAGKHRRPGKHRRASTSPSPTVLLGTAVVATAAAALLTGPSSQALGDVKRPGSTGTTALGLGLARAAAAVPSPTASPTPSATPSTTPKARTKAAARSGRSAGAAKRSTRASRGGERGDLLEAPLAPQWVKPVERYTLTAHFGEGGGLWSHGHTGQDFAAPTGTPVKAAGAGVVVSTERAGAYGNRIVLHHSDGTETWYCHLSAFQVEPGDAVEAGQVIGRVGSTGNTTGPHLHFEVRPGGGDAIDPMPWLRAHGVRV; encoded by the coding sequence GTGAGCGCACGACGCCGTCCGGCAGGCAAGCACCGCCGCCCGGGCAAGCACCGTCGTGCGAGCACCTCCCCCAGCCCGACCGTCCTGCTGGGCACCGCCGTCGTCGCCACTGCTGCCGCCGCGCTGCTGACCGGCCCGAGCTCGCAGGCCCTCGGCGACGTCAAGCGCCCGGGCAGCACGGGCACCACCGCTCTCGGGCTCGGCCTCGCGCGCGCCGCTGCGGCGGTCCCCTCGCCCACGGCCTCCCCGACCCCGTCGGCCACGCCCAGCACGACACCGAAGGCTCGCACGAAGGCCGCCGCGCGCAGCGGCAGATCGGCCGGCGCGGCCAAGCGCTCGACCCGCGCCTCCCGCGGCGGCGAGCGCGGCGACCTGCTCGAGGCACCCCTGGCGCCGCAGTGGGTCAAGCCGGTCGAGCGCTACACGCTGACGGCGCACTTCGGCGAGGGCGGCGGCCTCTGGTCCCACGGCCACACCGGCCAGGACTTCGCCGCGCCCACGGGCACGCCGGTCAAGGCGGCGGGTGCAGGCGTCGTGGTGTCGACCGAGCGGGCCGGCGCCTACGGCAACCGGATCGTCCTCCACCACAGCGACGGCACCGAGACGTGGTACTGCCACCTGTCGGCGTTCCAGGTCGAGCCCGGCGACGCGGTCGAGGCCGGCCAGGTCATCGGCCGGGTGGGCTCCACCGGCAACACCACGGGCCCCCACCTGCACTTCGAGGTGCGGCCGGGCGGCGGCGACGCCATCGACCCGATGCCGTGGCTCCGCGCGCACGGCGTACGGGTCTAG
- the sucC gene encoding ADP-forming succinate--CoA ligase subunit beta has translation MDLFEYQARDLFAAHGVPVLDGAVAETPEQARDAAERLGAGVDGGRVVVKAQVKAGGRGKAGGVKLADSPEDAQEKAAQILGMQIKGLTVHRVMLAPAAAIEEEYYFSVLLDRSNRTFLAMASVEGGMEIEEVAATKPEALARVPIDPLTGIDAAKAREIAEQAAFPAELVDQIAHVIERLWDVFVSEDATLVEVNPLVKTADGTVVALDGKVSLDENAGFRHAEHDALADVSATDPLEQRAKEKGLNYVKLDGSVGIIGNGAGLVMSTLDVVAYAGEEFGGAKPANFLDIGGGASAEVMANGLEIILSDADVRSVFVNVFGGITACDAVANGIVSALALLESRGEEVTKPLVVRLDGNNAEEGRRILVEAAHPLVSLVDTMDDAARRAAELAAATPTPGA, from the coding sequence GTGGACCTCTTCGAATACCAGGCAAGGGACCTGTTCGCCGCCCACGGCGTGCCCGTCCTCGACGGCGCGGTCGCCGAGACCCCCGAGCAGGCGCGCGACGCCGCGGAGCGCCTCGGCGCCGGGGTCGACGGCGGCCGGGTGGTCGTCAAGGCGCAGGTCAAGGCCGGCGGCCGCGGCAAGGCCGGCGGCGTCAAGCTCGCCGACTCGCCCGAGGACGCGCAGGAGAAGGCCGCGCAGATCCTGGGCATGCAGATCAAGGGACTGACGGTGCACCGGGTCATGCTGGCGCCGGCGGCCGCGATCGAGGAGGAGTACTACTTCTCGGTCCTGCTCGACCGCTCCAACCGCACCTTCCTGGCCATGGCCTCGGTCGAGGGCGGCATGGAGATCGAGGAGGTCGCCGCCACGAAGCCCGAGGCGCTCGCCCGGGTGCCGATCGACCCGCTGACGGGCATCGACGCGGCCAAGGCCCGCGAGATCGCGGAGCAGGCGGCGTTCCCGGCCGAGCTCGTCGACCAGATCGCTCACGTCATCGAGCGGCTGTGGGACGTCTTCGTCAGCGAGGACGCGACGCTCGTCGAGGTCAACCCGCTGGTCAAGACGGCCGACGGCACGGTCGTCGCGCTCGACGGCAAGGTGAGCCTCGACGAGAACGCGGGCTTCCGCCACGCCGAGCACGACGCGCTGGCCGACGTCTCCGCCACCGACCCGCTCGAGCAGCGGGCCAAGGAGAAGGGCCTCAACTACGTCAAGCTCGACGGCTCCGTCGGCATCATCGGCAACGGCGCGGGGCTCGTCATGAGCACCCTCGACGTCGTCGCCTACGCCGGCGAGGAGTTCGGCGGCGCGAAGCCGGCCAACTTCCTCGACATCGGCGGCGGCGCCTCTGCCGAGGTCATGGCCAACGGGCTCGAGATCATCCTGTCCGACGCGGACGTGCGCAGCGTCTTCGTCAACGTCTTCGGCGGCATCACCGCCTGCGACGCGGTCGCCAACGGCATCGTCAGTGCGCTGGCGCTGCTCGAGTCGCGCGGCGAGGAGGTCACCAAGCCCCTGGTCGTCCGCCTCGACGGCAACAACGCCGAGGAGGGCCGCCGGATCCTCGTCGAGGCCGCCCACCCGCTGGTCTCGCTGGTCGACACCATGGACGACGCCGCCCGCCGCGCTGCCGAGCTCGCGGCCGCCACCCCCACCCCTGGAGCCTGA
- the pcrA gene encoding DNA helicase PcrA, with protein sequence MDGPGRRRTRRLDSTAMTSLPDDLLLTLPPAPQSTPQRRRRDPEELLAGLNPQQREAVVAEGSPVLIVAGAGSGKTRVLTNRIAYLLGVRDVHPGSILAITFTNKAAGEMKERVAALVGGRAKVMWVSTFHAACVRILRREISRFGFTSSFSIYDAADSQRLMALVCRDLDLDAKRYPPRSFSAQVSNLKNELVDAEAFASRAETHLEEKLAEAYALYTRRLREANALDFDDLIMMTVNLLQAFPDAAEHYRRRFRHILVDEYQDTNHAQYVLVRELVGRPGESTPPAELCVVGDADQSIYAFRGATIRNILQFEEDYPDARTILLEQNYRSTQTILSAANAVIARNVGRKPKNLWSDAGAGEQVVGYVADNEHDEAAFVANEVDRLTDTGDHKPGDVAIFYRTNAQSRVFEEVFIRVGLPYKVVGGVRFYERREVRDALAYLRTLANPEDSVSLRRILNVPKRGIGDRAEACVEALASRDRTTFNRALQRPEEAPGLATRSLASITAFNTMMESLRTLVEAGTEPAEILEAVLDQTGYLRELQASDDPQDETRVENLHEFVAVAREYSTANPDGGLTGFLEQVSLVADSDQIPDGDDGQGVVTLMTLHTAKGLEFPVVFLTGMEDGVFPHLRALADDKELEEERRLAYVGITRARERLYLSRALVRSAWGAPSYNPASRFLDEVPGELVRWDRVESTRSAPPAIAQAAARPTAKSPGNRTVVALHPGDRVSHDAFGLGTVVSTAGAAEKAEATIDFGASGTKRLLLRYAPVEKL encoded by the coding sequence GTGGACGGACCGGGGCGTCGTCGGACCCGACGCCTAGACTCGACGGCGATGACCTCGCTGCCTGACGACCTGCTCCTGACGCTGCCGCCGGCCCCCCAGTCGACCCCCCAGCGGCGCCGCCGCGACCCCGAGGAGCTGCTCGCCGGGCTCAACCCGCAGCAGCGCGAGGCCGTGGTCGCCGAGGGCTCGCCGGTGCTCATCGTGGCCGGCGCCGGGTCGGGCAAGACCCGCGTCCTGACCAACCGCATCGCCTACCTGCTGGGCGTGCGCGACGTGCACCCCGGCTCGATCCTCGCCATCACCTTCACCAACAAGGCCGCGGGCGAGATGAAGGAGCGCGTCGCGGCGCTGGTGGGCGGCCGGGCCAAGGTCATGTGGGTCTCGACCTTCCACGCCGCCTGCGTGCGCATCCTGCGCCGCGAGATCTCCCGCTTCGGGTTCACCTCGAGCTTCTCGATCTACGACGCGGCCGACTCCCAGCGGCTGATGGCCCTGGTCTGCCGCGACCTCGACCTCGACGCCAAGCGCTACCCGCCGCGCTCGTTCAGCGCGCAGGTGTCCAACCTGAAGAACGAGCTGGTCGACGCCGAGGCCTTCGCCTCACGGGCCGAGACCCACCTCGAGGAGAAGCTCGCCGAGGCCTACGCGCTCTACACGCGCAGGCTGCGCGAGGCCAACGCGCTCGACTTCGACGACCTGATCATGATGACGGTCAACCTGCTCCAGGCCTTCCCCGACGCCGCCGAGCACTACCGCCGCCGCTTCCGCCACATCCTGGTCGACGAGTACCAGGACACCAACCACGCGCAGTACGTCCTGGTGCGCGAGCTCGTCGGCCGCCCGGGCGAGTCGACGCCGCCCGCCGAGCTGTGCGTCGTCGGCGACGCCGACCAGTCGATCTACGCCTTCCGCGGCGCCACGATCCGCAACATCCTCCAGTTCGAGGAGGACTACCCCGACGCCCGCACGATCCTGCTCGAGCAGAACTACCGCTCGACCCAGACGATCCTGTCGGCGGCCAACGCGGTGATCGCCCGCAACGTCGGCCGCAAGCCCAAGAACCTCTGGTCCGACGCGGGCGCCGGAGAGCAGGTCGTCGGCTACGTCGCCGACAACGAGCACGACGAGGCGGCCTTCGTCGCCAACGAGGTCGACCGGCTCACCGACACCGGCGACCACAAGCCCGGCGACGTCGCGATCTTCTACCGCACCAACGCCCAGTCGCGCGTCTTCGAGGAGGTGTTCATCCGCGTCGGGCTGCCCTACAAGGTCGTCGGCGGGGTGCGCTTCTACGAGCGGCGCGAGGTGCGCGACGCCCTCGCCTACCTGCGCACCCTCGCCAACCCCGAGGACTCGGTGTCGCTGCGCCGCATCCTCAACGTGCCCAAGCGCGGCATCGGCGACCGGGCCGAGGCGTGCGTCGAGGCGCTGGCCTCGCGCGACCGCACGACCTTCAACCGTGCGCTCCAGCGCCCGGAGGAGGCGCCGGGGCTGGCCACCCGCTCGCTGGCCAGCATCACCGCGTTCAACACGATGATGGAGTCGCTGCGCACGCTGGTCGAGGCCGGCACCGAGCCCGCCGAGATCCTCGAGGCCGTGCTCGACCAGACCGGCTACCTGCGCGAGCTCCAGGCCTCCGACGACCCGCAGGACGAGACGCGCGTCGAGAACCTCCACGAGTTCGTGGCCGTGGCCCGCGAGTACTCCACCGCCAACCCCGACGGCGGGCTGACCGGCTTCCTCGAGCAGGTCTCGCTGGTGGCCGACTCCGACCAGATCCCCGACGGCGACGACGGCCAGGGCGTCGTGACGCTGATGACGCTGCACACCGCCAAGGGCCTCGAGTTCCCGGTCGTGTTCCTCACCGGCATGGAGGACGGCGTCTTCCCGCACCTGCGCGCCCTCGCCGACGACAAGGAGCTCGAGGAGGAGCGCCGGCTCGCCTACGTCGGCATCACCCGGGCCCGCGAGCGGCTCTACCTCTCCCGGGCCCTGGTGCGCAGCGCGTGGGGGGCGCCGTCCTACAACCCGGCCTCCCGCTTCCTCGACGAGGTGCCGGGCGAGCTCGTGCGCTGGGACCGCGTCGAGTCCACCCGCTCGGCGCCGCCCGCGATCGCGCAGGCGGCCGCCCGGCCCACGGCCAAGTCGCCCGGCAACCGCACCGTCGTCGCGCTGCACCCGGGCGACCGGGTCAGCCACGACGCGTTCGGGCTCGGCACGGTGGTCAGCACCGCGGGAGCCGCGGAGAAGGCCGAGGCCACCATCGACTTCGGCGCCTCGGGCACCAAGCGGCTGCTGCTGCGCTACGCGCCCGTGGAGAAGCTGTGA
- a CDS encoding helix-turn-helix transcriptional regulator, with translation MLPGRLLSPVFAGRRGELAALDAALADAAAGQPRVALVSGEAGIGKSRLVEEVSTRAAARGFRVLSGGCVELGEDGVAFAPVVAALRALLRQAGPELLGPDRGWLARLLPELGPAADEPVAGTAGDLGRGRLFEGLLALTERLAAERPLLLVVEDLHWADRSTRDLLAYLVRMTPAGRLLLVLTYRTDELRRGHRLRPWLAEVDRLRGVLRVDLGRLSRGEVGEQLAGILSAGVPPQTVDTVFDRSEGNPFFVEELSCCPDQVPESLRDLLLARVEALSPAAQRVVRLAAAGGRVIDHLLLAAVSDLDEDDLLEAVREAVSANVLVVDSATQAYSFRHSLVREAVHDDVLPGENGRLHRRYAEELERDPALVAPERSAAVLAHHWESAHEPGRALPSLLVAAEQAAAQYAYAEQLRLLERALEVWDRVPDPETVAGLDRLSLLELAAEAAERTDLPRSLALARAAVEHSPGAGDPERAALLLERRARLLRKLTRPGGLEDLLAARDLLPPGPSRVRACVLESLASAHMQQAQPEPSMAAAREAREIAVAVGDKALEWGARITLGVDLHLTDRMDEGIRELRSVLDEVDRDAYPEVALRAEINLSDSLNIAGRLAEAAAVGLRGVEHARRFGLSRTHGAFCTGNAAAALLESGDAAAAVRLVDEALGLGPHGVQAVCLHTFRGVVHVRQGETDAAARSARAARGVLARSYGGIQFHLPLALLEAETALALGSPAEALTTAENGLAVAGAGRLPALAWPLLAMTARACAALSRAGHAAGDLDLVRRAHDAADRLVARIEQEPATVGREPAVRATALAELAPAPATAAWLEADRAWAATEDRESPAYVALRLAEAAAASGDAPLARSSLERCVELATTLGYAPLLDRARALAGALRVREQLPAARAAAGGPHLTEREREVLALVAQGRSNRDIGAELFISVKTVSVHVSNLLSKLQVSSRGEAAAAAHRLGLVGAEAS, from the coding sequence ATGCTCCCCGGACGCCTGCTCAGCCCCGTCTTCGCCGGTCGCAGGGGCGAGCTCGCGGCCCTCGACGCGGCGCTCGCGGACGCAGCCGCCGGGCAGCCACGGGTCGCGCTGGTGAGCGGCGAGGCGGGCATCGGCAAGAGCCGGCTGGTCGAGGAGGTCTCGACCAGGGCGGCGGCACGCGGGTTCCGCGTGCTGTCCGGCGGGTGCGTCGAGCTCGGCGAGGACGGCGTCGCGTTCGCGCCGGTCGTCGCGGCGCTGCGCGCGCTGCTCCGGCAGGCCGGCCCCGAGCTGCTCGGCCCCGACCGCGGCTGGCTGGCCCGGCTGCTGCCGGAGCTGGGGCCCGCCGCCGACGAGCCCGTCGCCGGGACGGCCGGCGACCTGGGGCGGGGCCGGCTGTTCGAGGGTCTGCTCGCGCTCACCGAGCGGCTCGCGGCCGAGCGGCCGCTGCTGCTGGTGGTCGAGGACCTGCACTGGGCCGACCGGTCCACGCGCGACCTGCTGGCCTACCTCGTGCGCATGACGCCCGCGGGCCGGCTGCTGCTCGTGCTCACCTACCGCACCGACGAGCTGCGCCGCGGGCACCGGCTGCGGCCCTGGCTGGCAGAGGTCGACCGGCTGCGCGGCGTCCTGCGCGTCGACCTCGGCCGCCTCTCGCGCGGCGAGGTCGGCGAGCAGCTCGCCGGCATCCTGTCCGCCGGCGTGCCGCCGCAGACGGTGGACACCGTCTTCGACCGCTCCGAGGGCAACCCGTTCTTCGTCGAGGAGCTCTCGTGCTGCCCCGACCAGGTGCCCGAGTCCCTGCGCGACCTGCTGCTCGCCCGCGTCGAAGCGCTGAGCCCTGCGGCCCAGCGGGTCGTCAGGCTGGCGGCCGCGGGCGGACGCGTGATCGACCACCTCCTGCTGGCCGCCGTCAGCGACCTCGACGAGGACGACCTGCTCGAGGCGGTGCGCGAGGCCGTGTCCGCCAACGTCCTGGTGGTCGACAGCGCCACGCAGGCCTACTCCTTCCGGCACTCGCTCGTCCGCGAGGCGGTCCACGACGACGTGCTGCCCGGCGAGAACGGCCGGCTGCACCGCCGCTACGCCGAGGAGCTCGAGCGCGACCCCGCCCTGGTCGCGCCCGAGCGCTCGGCCGCGGTGCTGGCCCACCACTGGGAGAGCGCCCACGAGCCGGGCCGGGCGCTGCCCTCGCTGCTGGTGGCGGCGGAGCAGGCGGCGGCGCAGTACGCCTACGCCGAGCAGCTGCGCCTGCTCGAGCGCGCGCTCGAGGTGTGGGACCGCGTGCCCGACCCCGAGACGGTGGCCGGGCTCGACCGGCTCAGCCTGCTCGAGCTCGCCGCGGAGGCGGCCGAGCGCACCGACCTGCCGCGCAGCCTCGCGCTGGCCCGCGCCGCCGTCGAGCACAGCCCGGGCGCGGGCGACCCCGAGCGCGCGGCTCTGCTGCTGGAGCGCCGGGCCCGGCTGCTGCGCAAGCTGACCAGGCCGGGCGGCCTCGAGGACCTGCTCGCCGCCCGCGACCTGCTGCCGCCGGGCCCGAGCCGGGTGCGCGCCTGCGTGCTCGAGTCGCTGGCCTCGGCCCACATGCAGCAGGCGCAGCCCGAGCCGTCGATGGCCGCCGCCCGCGAGGCGCGCGAGATCGCGGTCGCCGTCGGCGACAAGGCCCTCGAGTGGGGCGCGCGCATCACCCTCGGCGTCGACCTGCACCTCACCGACCGCATGGACGAGGGCATCCGCGAGCTGCGCAGCGTGCTCGACGAGGTCGACCGCGACGCCTACCCCGAGGTCGCGCTGCGCGCCGAGATCAACCTCAGCGACTCCCTCAACATCGCCGGCCGGCTCGCCGAGGCGGCCGCGGTCGGCCTGCGCGGCGTCGAGCACGCTCGCCGCTTCGGCCTCTCGCGCACCCACGGCGCGTTCTGCACCGGCAACGCCGCCGCAGCGCTGCTCGAGTCCGGCGACGCCGCTGCCGCGGTCCGCCTGGTCGACGAGGCGCTCGGGCTCGGGCCGCACGGCGTGCAGGCCGTGTGCCTGCACACGTTCCGCGGCGTCGTGCACGTCCGGCAGGGCGAGACCGATGCGGCGGCACGCTCGGCCCGGGCCGCCCGCGGGGTGCTCGCCCGCAGCTACGGCGGCATCCAGTTCCACCTGCCCCTGGCGCTGCTCGAGGCCGAGACCGCGCTGGCGCTGGGCTCCCCGGCCGAGGCGCTGACCACGGCCGAGAACGGCCTGGCGGTCGCCGGGGCCGGCCGGCTGCCCGCGCTCGCGTGGCCGCTGCTCGCCATGACGGCCCGCGCGTGCGCCGCGCTCTCTCGCGCTGGGCACGCCGCGGGCGACCTCGACCTCGTGCGACGCGCCCACGACGCCGCCGACCGGCTCGTCGCGCGGATCGAGCAGGAGCCGGCGACGGTCGGTCGCGAGCCGGCCGTGCGGGCGACGGCGCTCGCCGAGCTCGCTCCCGCACCCGCGACGGCCGCCTGGCTCGAGGCCGACCGCGCGTGGGCCGCCACCGAGGACCGCGAGTCCCCCGCCTACGTCGCCCTGCGCCTGGCCGAGGCGGCGGCCGCGTCGGGCGACGCGCCGCTGGCGCGCTCGTCCCTCGAGCGCTGCGTCGAGCTGGCCACCACCCTGGGCTACGCACCGCTGCTCGACCGGGCACGTGCCCTGGCCGGCGCGCTGCGCGTGCGCGAGCAGCTGCCGGCCGCGCGCGCAGCCGCAGGCGGCCCCCACCTGACCGAGCGCGAGCGCGAGGTGCTCGCGCTGGTCGCGCAGGGCCGCAGCAACCGTGACATCGGCGCCGAGCTCTTCATCAGCGTCAAGACCGTCAGCGTCCACGTGTCCAACCTGCTGAGCAAGCTGCAGGTCTCGAGCCGGGGCGAGGCAGCCGCAGCGGCGCACCGGCTCGGGCTCGTCGGCGCCGAGGCGTCCTGA